In Bacillus sp. DX3.1, the following proteins share a genomic window:
- the rplP gene encoding 50S ribosomal protein L16, with protein sequence MLMPKRVKYRREHRGKMRGRAKNGTEVHFGEFGLQAQEASWITNRQIEAARRAMTRHMKRGGQVWIKIFPSKPYTAKPLEVRMGSGKGAPEGWVAVVKPGKVMFEIAGVSEEVAREALRLAAHKLPVKCKFVKREENGGESNEN encoded by the coding sequence ATGTTAATGCCTAAACGCGTAAAATATCGTAGAGAGCATCGTGGTAAAATGCGTGGTCGTGCAAAAAACGGCACTGAAGTTCATTTTGGTGAATTTGGTCTACAAGCTCAAGAAGCTTCATGGATTACAAACCGTCAAATCGAGGCAGCTCGTCGTGCAATGACACGTCATATGAAACGTGGCGGTCAAGTATGGATTAAAATTTTCCCTTCTAAACCTTACACTGCTAAACCTCTAGAAGTTCGTATGGGTTCCGGTAAAGGTGCTCCAGAAGGCTGGGTTGCAGTAGTAAAACCTGGGAAAGTTATGTTTGAAATCGCGGGTGTATCTGAAGAGGTAGCACGCGAAGCATTACGTCTTGCGGCTCATAAATTACCAGTGAAATGTAAGTTCGTAAAACGTGAAGAAAATGGTGGTGAATCTAATGAAAACTAA
- the rpmC gene encoding 50S ribosomal protein L29, which translates to MKTNDIRELTTAEIETKVKALKEELFNLRFQLATGQLENPTRIREVRKAIARMKTVVREREIGINR; encoded by the coding sequence ATGAAAACTAATGATATTCGTGAATTAACCACTGCCGAAATCGAAACAAAAGTTAAAGCTTTAAAGGAAGAGTTGTTTAACCTTCGCTTCCAACTTGCTACAGGACAATTAGAGAACCCAACTCGCATTCGTGAAGTGCGTAAAGCGATCGCTCGTATGAAAACTGTAGTTCGTGAAAGAGAGATCGGAATTAATCGATAA